The genomic DNA GACTTCCGGCGAGCCGGGCGCGAGCGCGCCGTAGAACTCGGTCGTGAGCTGCGCGTCGATCTTCAGCCAGAAGGGATTGGCACAGGGAAGGCCCGTGGACGGGGGCGTGACGTTGCGGCGCATGAGCTCAAGGGCGCGGAGGTTCGAGACCCAGAGGTACTCGTCGTCCATGTGGGCGAGCCAGGTGTCGGCGAGCGTCTGGCCGGAGATCCACGGCGTGCCGCCGAGGGTCATGGCGTGCAGGGCGAGGTACTCGACATCGGTATCGTCATCGCTGGGCCAGGGGTCGAGGGAGAGAACAAACTCGAGCGGCCCCTTGCCGAGGTTGATGCCCCAGTCGGCATCGGTGAGGAACGGGGGGACGGTGACCTTGCCCTCAGAGCGGAGCCCCGTCCACGTCGCGATGGACTCGGCGAGCCACATGGCACGGAGACGCGAGGTGTAGTCGGCCTCGGAGATGATGCGAGGGGTGTGGGAGTCGGCGTGTGACGTGAAGGTGTGGAGTGTGAGAGAGATCGACGCGGCGATGGTCATCGCCACGGTGAGGCCGAGGTTGCCCGCCGGATTGCGCACCAGTGTGGCCCTCCTACGGATCATTCTTCGGCCGTTCGGGGTACGGGGCGAGCGGGAAGTGTGAGGATCTCAGGGAATGGTCCTCGGCTCGGGTCTTGTTCGATCGGTATCCCAGCGCGGACCGATAGAGTCCGTGCATGGCGGATCGTGAGCGACATCTTCTGGCCAGCGGTGCTGGCGGGCCCGGGCCTTCAGGCGGGCTCGGCCCTTCGGACCGACACAGGCCTGTCGGCTGGGGGCTGGCGTTGCTGGTCGGCCTTGGCGCGGCGTTGCTCTCGCTGCTTCCGGCGTGGGTGCTGATCGCAACTGGTGAGTATGGCGGGCGGGGCGCGTTCGATCAGTTGAACTATCACGAGCCGGCGATTGTCCGGTTCGCCCAGCAATGGCCCCGCATGGAGTTCGGGAACTATCTCTCGGCGACCACACCGGGGTATCACGTTGTTCTCGCGGCGGCAGCGCAGGTGGTGGGGACCGAACGGGCGGTGCTGCAAGTCCTGGGTTCGCTCTTCACCGGCGGGCTGCTGGTCGTGCTGGGGGCAGCGGCGGCGCGTCGCGTGGGGGTGCGGGTCGCGGCGGTGATGATGCTGCCGCTCGTGGGCTCGATGTATCTCTTCTTCCCCGGCGTATGGCTGCTGCCGGACAACGCCGGGTGGCTGGGTGTTGTCGCCTGTCTGCTGATCGCGCTCTCGGGGCGTGTGGGGTGGAAGTCGCTCGTGGCGTTTGCCTGCGCGTTCGCGGCGTTGGTGATGGTCAGGCAGGTTCATCTCTGGACGCTCGGGCCCGCGCTCGCTGCGGCGTATCTCGGCTCTCGCGAGAGCGAGCCCAATCGGCGTGAGGCGTGGGATGTGCGGGGTCTCGTGATCGGGGACTTTGCGGGGGGGATGTGCCGCGTGGGCGCGGTGCTTGTGGCGGCGGCGTTCGCGTTGATTCCGTTTGGCGCCTTGGTGTGGCAGTGGGGGGGCCTGACGCCCCCGTACTTTCTGAGGCACCAGGGGTTGAACCCGGCAGCACCGGCGTTTGTGCTCGCGGTGTTCGGCGTGTTTGCGCCGGCCTACGCGGCTATGGCGTGGCGCGGTTTGTCGCGGGTTGCGGCTTCGAACGCTCCGGCGATCGCGCTTGGCGTGCTTGTCGGGTGTGGTTCCGCGCTCGCGGTGCCGAGCACCTATGACCAGAGCGCGGGACGGTGGACGGGGCTGTGGAACCTCGTGAAGATCGGGCCGGAGGTGATGGATCGTTCGATCGTGCTGTGCGTGCTCGCGGGGATCGGGGGCGGGGTGTTGATGTTGATGCTGGGCGGGTTGTCGCGGCGCGATCGCTGGATCGTGCTCGCTGCGGTGGTGGGGTATGCCGCGGCGCTCGCGGGGACGCACGAGGTCTGGCATCGGTATGTGGAGCCGTTCGTGCTGATCGTGCTCACGCTGGTGGCAGCGCGTGTGGTCGGACGAGATGGGGTCGGGCTTGTGGGTGTCGGGCGTGTGGGGCGTGTGGGGGGTGGAAGGTGGGGGGGGGGGGGGGGTGTGGCGGTTTCGGCGGTGGGTGTGGGGTTGGGGGCGTTGACGTGTGTGACGGTGTCGCGTGGGAAGCCGGTGCGGGACCTGGGTTTGTATGAGGTGCCGGCGTTCCGGGTGGAGGGGTGGTCGATGCCGCGTGGTGTGGTTCGGGAGGGTGAGTGAGGTTTGTGGGGCGCGGAGAGGGAGAATCCGCCACAGCCGGGGCGGTATCTTGCCGAAACGTGAGAACTTGGGAAGTCCGGGCGGGCTATGAATGATCCCGCCTCGGTTGTGCGGCACTGCCCGAACATGGGGCGAACGCGGATTGTTGAAGAGGCGTGCAAGCGAAGGGAAGAACGAGCCATGGGCGAGCAGAAGCGTGCGTTGATCACGGGTATCACGGGCCAGGACGGTTCTTACCTGGCGGAGTTTCTGCTGGGGAAGGGGTATGAGGTCCACGGGATCATCCGTCGCTCGTCCTCGTTCAACACGGGTCGGATCGACCATATTTATCTGGACCCGCACATCAAGGGCGGGAACCTGAAGCTGCACTACGGGGATCTGTGCGACGCGAACGTGCTGGACAAGCTGATGAACGATGTGAAGCCGCACGAGGTGTACAACCTCGGCGCGCAGTCGCACGTGCGTGTGTCGTTTGACATGCCGATCTACACGGCCGAGACCGTGGCGATGGGCGCGTTGAAGCTGCTGGAGGCGGTGCGGAACTTCCAGGACCGCTCTGGGCAGCAGGTGAGGTACTACCAGGCCTCGAGCTCTGAGCAGTACGGCAAGGTGGTGGAGACGCCCCAGAAAGAGACGACGCCGTTCTACCCTCGGAGCCCGTACGCGTGCGCGAAGATGATGGCGCACTGGGCCACGGTGAACTATCGCGAGTCGTACCAGCTGCACGCCTCGTGCGGCATCCTGTTCAACCACGAATCCCCCCGGCGCGGCGAGACGTTCGTCACCCGCAAGATCACGCGCGCGGTAGGTCGGATCAAGATGGGCCTGCAGGACAAGGTCTTCCTCGGCAACCTGGACTCGAAGCGCGACTGGGGCTTCGCGGGCGATTACGTCAAGATGATGTGGATGATGCTGCAGCAGGAGACGCCCGACGATTACGTCGTGGCGACGGGGAAGACGATCAGCGTCCGTGAGTTCGCGGAGTTGGCGTTCGCGCACGCCGGGCTGCACTTCAAGGACTTCGTTCAGTTCGATCCGCGGTATCTGCGCCCGGCGGAGGTTGATCTGCTCCTCGGCGACCCCACCAAGGCCAAGAAGAAGCTCGGATGGGTCCCGACCACCACGGTCGAGGAACTCGCCCGCATGATGGTGGACGCGGACATGGAACTGGCGCGGCGTGAGAAGACGCTGCGCGATGCGGGGCACGAACTTCCCGAGTTCGCCGGGCACGATCAGTGAACCGCCCGGGCCGGGTTCGGAAGGACGTATGATGCCGAATGTCGGAGCCGCGCGGCGCCACGAGGGCGTCGGTGGTCGGACTTCGACCGGCGCGACGGATCGCGTCCGAACCCCATGAGCCGCTCCCATGCGCTTTGAGGCCTCACAACACATGCGGATGGGCCAGCACATGAAGCTGGCGCCGCGCATGATCCAGTCGATGGAGATCCTCCAGATGCCGCTCGCGGAGCTGGAGGAGCGCATCGAGCAGGAGCTCGAGAACAACCCGACACTGGAGATCCTGGAGCCGGGCTCGTCGGCCGAGGCGGACGCCGGTGGTGCCGGCGCTTCGGATGGGGCGTCTGTTTCCGGCGATGGCCGCGAGGGGCAGTCGGAGGAACGTCAGGGGGAGGATGCTGACTCGTTCGAGCGGCTGGAGGGGTTTGAGGAGAGCAACCCGGAGGCGGTTGAGAACTCGTTCGACGAGGGCGGGCCGCAGCTCGATGGCCAGTTCGAGGGCCTCTCGCGCGTTCGCGATGGCGGAGAGATCGACGCGAAGATGGAGGCGATGGCGTCGGCTCCGGCGAGGCAGGGGAGCATCGCCGAGCAGTTGCGGGCCCAGTGGGGCGTGGTGGAGGTTGATGAGGCGCTGCGTCCGTACGGAGAGTTCATCATCGACAACCTCGATGGGGACGGGTATCTGCGGGCGGGGACGGGGGAGTTGGTTGAGCGACTGCCACCCGCGCTCCGGCGGGCGGAAGCTTCGGAGCTTCTGGAGCGTGCGCTGAAGGCCGTGCAACTCTTTCTTGAGCCCGCCGGTGTCGGCGCGCGCGATGCCCGTGAGTGCCTGCTGCTGCAGTTGGATGCGATCGAGGATGGGGAGACCGCGGACGATGTGGTGGGGGCGTGGGACGATCAGGAAGAGCGAGCGCAGGTGATCCACGCGGCACGTCTCCTGGCGTCGGACTTTCTCGATGATCTGATGAACAACCGCCTGCCTCGCATTGTCGATCGCAGCGGTCTCTCGATGGATCGGATCAAGCAGGGGCTGGTGCTGCTGCGTCGTCTCTCGCTCTCGCCTGCGCGTCGGCTCGCGCCCGAAGAGGCGACACCGATCGTGCCGGATGGGTTCATTGAGTATGACGAGGACCAGGATCGGTACTACGCGTATCTGAACGATGCGCGTCTGCCGAATCTTCAGGTGAATCGCGAGTACGCGAAGCTGACGCGTGACAGGTCGATGCCGCAGCGTGACCGCGAGTTCATCCGGACGAACATCGGGAACGCGCAGTGGCTCATCGACGCGGTCGAGCAGCGCAAACGCACGCTCCTCCGCGTCATCGAGGCCGTCATCGATGCGCAGCGCGAGTACTTCGATTTCGGGCCTCAGTCGCTCAAGCCATTGCCGATGACGCAGGTCGCTGAGAAGCTGGGCATCCACGTCGCCACCGTCAGCCGCGCCGTCGCCGAGAAGTACGTCATGACGCCACGGGGCGTCGTCCCTCTCCGCGGGTTCTTCACCGGCGGCACGCAGACGGAGAGCGGAGAGGACATCTCGTGGGACGCGATCAAAGCGGCGCTGCGCGAGGTCGTCGATCAGGAGGACAAGTCCAAGCCGCTGTCAGATGATGCCCTGGCCGAGGCACTGAAGGGGCGCGGCCTGGAAATCGCCCGTCGAACCGTCGCCAAGTACCGCGAGCAGTTGGGCATCCCGACGGCGCGCCTGCGCAAGACGTTCTAAAAGCCCGCACGGGTCGATCGCCATGCGGCGATCACTTCACGCCCGCCAGCTTCCGCACCGTCATGTCAAAGTTCTTCACGAGCGCGGCGTGCACCGCGTAGACGATGCCGATGTACGCGCCCGCGCTGATGAAGCAGCCGATGGCAAGCGCGACGCGCGCGGTGGTGAGATCGTGCGAAGAGATGGTCTGCGAGAGCATGTCGGCAGGGTTGATGGTCGCAAAGAGCGCGGAGCCCGGACTGAGCCCGGCCAACGCGGGGCCGAGAAGGGCGAACTCGGAGCCGGCCCGCCACCCGCACAGGCCGACGAAGGCAGAGACCGCCGCGACGATACCGACCGACGCAACGACGGAGCCGAGCGTTCCTTTGCTTTTGAGCGACCAGTGAAGCCCGACGATCGCGCAGAAGGCGATGAACGGGACGACGACGATGGGGAGTATGAGCGCGGCCTCGGGCAAAACGATGGGATGGGCGAACTGCTTGGCGAGCGCGATGGAGGTGATCATGGCTCCATCCTCGCGACCGAGGCCGCCCGTCAGGGCGTAGAGCGACGCGAAGGCGACAGTGCCGAGTGGTACTGCCAGAAGCGGGAGCAGATAGGCGATGAGCCCGCGGAGCTTTCCGGTCAGGTACGCGCTGGGGGTGATGGGTGTGGTAAGGAGCAGGTCGAGCGTGCCGTCTTCGCGCTCGCGGGTGACGGCGGTCGCCGCCATGGTGATCGCCAGCAGCGTGATGACGCCGAGTTCAGCGGTGACGGTGGTGAGCAGTGCGAGCTGGAACGAGGCGGGCGCCATCGAGCCGCTGTGATAGAGGAAGACCAGTCCGAGGCCGAAGAGGCCGCCGAGCGCGATGAAGGACCATCGGGCGATCGACTTGGGGAGGGAGGCGTTGCGTGCCGCGGCTTCGCGCCACGCGATGGGGTTCGCCCAGGGCGTGCGGGGCGGGCGGTGCTCTGCGCCCTTGGCCCCCAGCCGGAAGATCCGCCTATGCAGGGGAATGCCGCTTGCCCCCGACCCGATCGTCTGAAGCCCGCCGGCCCGGACGGTGATGGTGCTGGCGATGAGTAAGAAGAGCGAGAGGATGAGGCCGCCGATGTTGGAGGTGGCGACGGGGCGGACGTAGAGCCAGTGCTGGATGCCGGTGAAGGTGCCGAGCGGGGCGGTGGGGTATGAAGAGGGGGAGAGCATGGCGCGGAGCGCGAGGAAGGGGTTGAAGGCGGTGAGGATCGTGACGCCTTGCCCGTTGGGGTTGATACCACTGTTGCGGAGGTATGAGTCAAGACCAATCGTGACGGCGAGGTAGGTGACGACCGCGACATAGAAGAAGAAGACGGACCGCTTGCCGACGACGCGGCTGACCGCGAGCGCGATGGCGATGGAACCGACGACGAGCGCGGCGGTCGCCGCGATGAGATAACTGGCGAAGATCGACTTGCCGGGTACGCCCCCGAAGTACTGCGTGAGCGCGAACAAGGGGAGCGAAGCAAAGAGGAGCGCGAGAATGAAGAACAGCCGTCCGAGCAGGTTGCCCAGGACGATCTCAAGAGGTCCGAGGGGCGTGGTGAGCAGGACTTCCCAGGTCCTCGGGCTGGCTTCCTGCGCGATCGCGCCAGCCATGAAGACGGGCGCGATGACGCAGATCAGGGCGATCTGCAGGTAGGCGATGAAGGTGAAGCTCGACGCGCCCACGGCGGCAAGCGTGCGGTAGTCGAGGTCTCCGGAGCCGGCTTTGGCAAGGATCAGCCAGAGAAGGACGATGATGAGTGCCGCGAGGTAGCCCGAGCGGATCAGCATGTGGCGCGTGCGGCGCGAGCCGTTCTGCACGAGGCGGACGGCGATCGGGTTTGTGGGGCCAAGTCGCAGCAGCCACCGGAGGATCACGGGCATGGGGCGATCATAGAGCCGCGCTGGATGTGGTGCAGATCGGGACTGGCGCGTGGATGTTCGTTCGGGTCAGCGCCGGTCGGGATCGTCCGCGAGCATGAGGCGTCCTGGGCCGCTGGCGGTGAGGGAGTCCCAGTCGAGCTTGGGGAAGAGGGACTTGAGGTCCTCGATGGTGATGCGTGTGGCGAGGTGGGTTCCGGTGCGGTCGATAGCGGTGTAGGCGATGACGGGCTCACCGAAGCGGTTCTCGCGGGCCTCGATGCGGATCAGCAGCCCCTCGCTTTCGAGCGTGCCGATCGAACGCCAGGAATCGGAACCGGCCCATGTGGGGGATTCGGACGCGACTCGCTGGGTGGGCTTCACCGCGCCGGATTCCAGCACGATCTGGCGGAGCTGCTCGGCGGGAATGGTGCGGATGGAAGCCGCATCGCCCGCGAGGACGCCCTGCGGATCGGGCTTGAAGACCATGACCGAACCGACAAGCGTGGCAAGGCCGAGTGCGAGCGTCACCTTGAATGGGGAGACGAAGCGGCCGCGGGCAGGGGTGCTGGAGGATGTGTGTGGGGGGGTGTGGGTGGGTGCGTGGGGGTGTGTGTGGGTGGGGCAGCCACACTCGTCTGCGCACAAGGGGGGGGCATCGGTCTGGAGCGTGCCTTCGATGGTCTCGTCGTGCTGATGGGGATCGAAGGTCATCGTCCGGCTCCTCGGGTCGTCGCGTGGCTGCGTGAAAGAGAGAATCGGATACAACCGGGCGGATGCGACGATCTTCGCGAGCCGGGTGTGCGCACCGGCAGAGCGTGCGCGGGTTACACCGTTCATATCGGCTCAGGTCGGCTGCAGGGTCGTATTCTCGGACGGGTTGTGATGCGGGGGGGCGTGCGTGGAGACGTGCGTGGGGGGGCGTGTGTGTGGGGGCGTGTGTGGGGGGAGTGATCTGCCCGGACGCGTGATCGGGCGGCCGGTTCGCGCATACAGTTGGGCTCGCTGCCGGTCGAGAGACCGCCGCGAGCACGACGGCCCCGTCGTCTAGCCTGGTCCAGGACACCACCCTTTCACGGTGGACACGCGGGTTCGAATCCCGCCGGGGTCACTTTCATGGGATCTGTCACCGGGAGCGGATCTGCTCCAGGATGAACGGGTCCTTGATCTCTCCATCTCGGGCGAAGAGCAAGATCTTGCTGAGGATCTCCGCTGTCTTTGGGTCGTCGTCTGCAAACGGGAGGAAGAGGCGGCCCCGCTGCTGGGCACCGACGGCGACGACCTCGAGGGAGCCGCCGGGGAGCATGTGGATGACGCCGCTGCCGAGGTGGACGCTGTAGTCGGCTCGCTCGCCGGTGATGATGGCGTGGTTGTTCTTGATTCTGACATTGCTGAGCTTCAGCAGCGCACAGGTCTCGCGCGCGAGCGACGCGCGTGACTCCACGGTGGACTCGCTCGCCTCCGGGTCGACGCCGCCCCGATGAGCGACGCTGACGGCCAGATCGACATCCCGCATCACCTCGCTGAACACCCGCGCCGGCACGTCCACGAGCTTGATCGCGTCGTACGAGCCGAGCGGGCGGAACGTGACAGACTCGACCGTGAGCCCCTCGACCTCGGCCGGTGTGTAGAAGGACTCGGCGAAGGAGAGGAATGCACGGACGCGTTCGTGGTGGAACGTGCGCTGGACGCCGTCGTCGGGACGGACGACCCAGCCTCGAGAGCCCAGGAGCGCGATCGCCTGGCGGGGCTCGACCTGGTGTCCGGCGTAGCGCGTGCTCTCTGACTTCCCCTTCTTCTCGGCGGGCGTCGGGACATACAGCTCGCGGAAGATCTGCTTGAAGGGCTGGATGCGTTCGGCGGCGAAGCACTCGCGCTGCCATGCCGACCAATCGCCGGAGGCAAGCAGATCGTGAGGGTGCGCGATGCGGAAGGACTCCTTCTCGCGGAGTGCCGATGTCTTGCCGTCGCGCCCGCGAAGTCGCGTCGCGCCGGATTCTGCGTATCCAAGCCGCGGGGCCTTCCCGTCGCCGACAAGGATGAGCCGCTCGAGCATGGGGCGCAGGACGGGGTGGGCACAGAGCGTGCGGAGTTCGGCGCCAGTAAAGACATCGCCGCGGCACATCGCGGCTTCGAGCGACTGCCGCACCCGCGATTTCTGCTTCTTCAGCTCACGCGAGCGATCGAGGAGTTCGGCGATCTCCGGGGCCTTCTTCGCGGCGGCGGGGATGGAGGCAAGCCGCTTGCCCTTCTTCTCGCAAGCCACCGACACGCCGCCGGTCTCGTCGATCGAGAGGGTCACGGTGACATCGCCGGACTTTCGCGTGAGTGAGCCCTCGCCGAGGTCGCCGGAGGCCTCGATCTCCATCGCCCACTGGAGGCGCTGCGGATCGGCGTAGCCGGCGGTGCGAGCGAGGTTGTCCAGGCCGATCTCGACGGCGCGTTTCTCGGAGGCCTGGAGCATGGAGCCGCCGTGCTTGCGGCTGGTGCGGCGCATCTCCTGCATCACGAGGTAGCGGTCCTTCAGTTCCTTCCGTCCCGCATCGCCGGAGGGAAGGGGAACCAGCCCGAGGGCGCGGGCCGCATCCTGCGTGCGTTTGGTTGTTATGGCCTTCTTGAGATCGGCGGCCTTGGTGCGCCCCAGGATGGCGTCGGCGAAGACCTGGGCTCGTTTGTGGTTGGCCCCGGCCGCCGCGGCTTTGGCGAGGGCGTAGACCTGGTTCCACCGCTTCTCGCCGAGGGCCTTGTAGACGCGGAGGAACCAGGCGCGATCGACCGCTCCGTCCTTGAAGTCCTCACGATCGACGACGGTGCGTTCGGCGACTCGGGAGCGCCAGACGGTGCGGACTTCATCCGCGTATGACATCTGCGATTCGCTGTTCTTGGCGTGCGCGTGGATCCACCAGGACGCGTCCTCCAGCCCTGCCCAGCCGAGGTGTCGCTCGACGTGGCCGGCCCACTGAGGTGCATAGAGCGCGAGCTCGACGAGGCGCGTCTCGGAGAGGTCGTGCTGCCGGACGAGTTGGCTGAATGAGGGGTCGGTGTCTTCGGACACGGGGAGGGAGTAAACGATGAGGCGGCAGAGGGAAGTGGATCGGTCTGTTCCGTAGAGGTAGCCCCGCTTGAGCGACCGTCCCTTCAGTGCGGCGATGGCGCGCAGAGCGATGGCCGAACCTTCGAAGAGCTTGAGTTCTTCCACAACGGGCGTCGCGGTGGTGGTCGCATCGCCTCGGGCGATCTCAATCTCGGCAGCCCGCTCTCTTATCTTCTTCAAGCCGTCGATCACGACCTGGCAACGGTACCGACCTGAGAGATGCGGGCCGAGACTCCATCTGTCCATGATGTGGTCGCGCCACTCTTCGCCCTCATGCTCATGGATGGCAAGGCGGAAGAAATCGATCTCATCCGCCTCGTTCGCGTTTGCGGCGGCCACGAACTCGACAAGGCTGGGGCGGGGCATGTTGCCTTCCGGGTGGCTGTTCCAGCTATGCCACTTCTGGTGGTGATTAGTCGCTCGTTTCTCTTCTAAGGGACCGCGCAGCACACGCTGGTAATAATCGGGCCAAGCGGCATCCACCATGCGGTAGAGCCGATAGAGCCGAAGTCGAGCAGTTGTGGCACTATCCCCGGGGAGCGCGGGAATGAGAGTGTGAATGTATCGAGCCCACGACTCGAAGGGCAACTCGATTGCCGTCGACTTCGGACGCGTCCGACGATCGCTCTCATTGCCCGGAATGCGATCAATGAAACTGCCCCTGGCAATCGCGCCTTCGGCTTGATGGAGCAGTGTGTCCACCGTCGGCGACTCGAGCAGACGAAACATGAGCCATCTGATGATGTGTGCGGCCAACGGCAGCGGCGCTCTCGGCGCTGGTGTTGGCAAGATGGCCTTGATGCTGGAGTGCCACTTGCCTCGATCTCCCCATCCGCCGCAGTCTGTAAAGACGTCGACGAGCCACGCGAGGAGGAGGACCCGTGTAGCCGCTTCTCCATAGGCCGTAGCCTGACTATTCCACCAGCCAAGCCACAGTTCCGCATGCTGCATCTCACCAAGATCGAGACTGCCGTCCGCAGTTCGGTATGACGTCCAATGAGAGCGTCTGCCCTCTCCATCGCCCGGATTCCACAACTGGTACGGGTAGGCTCCGCCAAGCACCATCTCGTGACTTGGGTCCTCTGGATCTCTCGAGCCAGAGATCGGCAGATCTCGATTGGCCTGCATCAGCCGCTCCAGCGACATGAGCATCGCGATCGCCTCGCGCGTCATCACCAGCGGCTCGAACGTCCGGGGCCTCGGCACCGAGTCCGGCGGGATCAGCACCCGCTCCGGAGGGACCAGCCCGAGACAGTCGCGCAGTGTCGGCATCACGATGTGGCCCTTGCGAGCGGTGGCCAGGAGCGATTCCACGCGGGCATCCGGTTTCTTGTTCTTGGTTGATCCGGCGAGTGCATCCGATGCACGCGTCGCCTCTGCCGCCACACGATCCACCGATCGCTTCTTCCCCGCCATCTGGGCGAGGATCTCCGCACCGGCCAGATGCTGCTCTACGCTGGCAGCCCCGAGCAGGCGGCTCGCGCTCGCCAGCGCATCCTCATCGCTCTGCGTCAGCAGACGCTCGATCCCCTTGGAGCGGATGTCCGATGCCTTGCGCGCGAGCAGTTCCTCAATTCGGTCTCGCTCCGCGGGTGTGAGCGGGTGGGGAGAAAGAACCCTGAACGCGGCCTCCCGCGTCTCTGTCGCCGCATCCCCGAGGAGCGCGATGAGCGCGGCCTGCGCCTCGGGCTTCAGGGGTCTTGGCTTTCCCTTCTCGGCTTCGGCCGCCACTCTCAGGCCCTGTGCCAGACCGATGCCGAGCGCAACCTCGCGCCGTTCCCTCGGGCCGAGTTTCTCCAGACGCGGGATCAGTTCCTCTTTCCGGCTCGCGGGCGCGATTCGCACCAGCGGGCCGCCGACGAACGCGGTGCTCACTGTCCCGCCCGTCCACGGCCAGATGATCGGCTCGAGTTTCTTGGGCTTGCCAGCCGCGACACGATCAAACACAGCTGCCAGCGCATCGAAGAGTGCGTCGGTCTTGAAAGACTCCGGTGCGCCAACGGGCGCGGCACGCTCAACGGCACGAACAGCCCCCGCGACCACGCGCTCGTCCGCATCATTCAATCCGGCCAGTATCACCGGCATGAACTCCGGCGCGCACGCCATCTGCGCGATCGCGACCGCCGCGAATCTCCGTTCCGGATCCGCATCCTTGACAAGTCCCGCCGCCCGCTTGGCCGCAGCACCCAGGTCGCGGAACGCGATGCACCAGAGCGCCATGTACGCTTCTTCGCCATTCCCCGACGCGAGGGCCTTGTCACGCGCCCGCTCGTCGGTGAGGTACTGGTGTGCACGCTCAATCTGCTTCTGGATGACGGCGGGACCGATCGAGTCCCATCGAAGCCCGAACCAGACATCCGCCGCCCGCACGACCGATGAGAAGCGGACAAGCCGCTCCTCTCTGATCA from Phycisphaeraceae bacterium includes the following:
- the gmd gene encoding GDP-mannose 4,6-dehydratase; this encodes MGEQKRALITGITGQDGSYLAEFLLGKGYEVHGIIRRSSSFNTGRIDHIYLDPHIKGGNLKLHYGDLCDANVLDKLMNDVKPHEVYNLGAQSHVRVSFDMPIYTAETVAMGALKLLEAVRNFQDRSGQQVRYYQASSSEQYGKVVETPQKETTPFYPRSPYACAKMMAHWATVNYRESYQLHASCGILFNHESPRRGETFVTRKITRAVGRIKMGLQDKVFLGNLDSKRDWGFAGDYVKMMWMMLQQETPDDYVVATGKTISVREFAELAFAHAGLHFKDFVQFDPRYLRPAEVDLLLGDPTKAKKKLGWVPTTTVEELARMMVDADMELARREKTLRDAGHELPEFAGHDQ
- the rpoN gene encoding RNA polymerase factor sigma-54, which encodes MKLAPRMIQSMEILQMPLAELEERIEQELENNPTLEILEPGSSAEADAGGAGASDGASVSGDGREGQSEERQGEDADSFERLEGFEESNPEAVENSFDEGGPQLDGQFEGLSRVRDGGEIDAKMEAMASAPARQGSIAEQLRAQWGVVEVDEALRPYGEFIIDNLDGDGYLRAGTGELVERLPPALRRAEASELLERALKAVQLFLEPAGVGARDARECLLLQLDAIEDGETADDVVGAWDDQEERAQVIHAARLLASDFLDDLMNNRLPRIVDRSGLSMDRIKQGLVLLRRLSLSPARRLAPEEATPIVPDGFIEYDEDQDRYYAYLNDARLPNLQVNREYAKLTRDRSMPQRDREFIRTNIGNAQWLIDAVEQRKRTLLRVIEAVIDAQREYFDFGPQSLKPLPMTQVAEKLGIHVATVSRAVAEKYVMTPRGVVPLRGFFTGGTQTESGEDISWDAIKAALREVVDQEDKSKPLSDDALAEALKGRGLEIARRTVAKYREQLGIPTARLRKTF
- a CDS encoding ABC transporter permease subunit codes for the protein MPVILRWLLRLGPTNPIAVRLVQNGSRRTRHMLIRSGYLAALIIVLLWLILAKAGSGDLDYRTLAAVGASSFTFIAYLQIALICVIAPVFMAGAIAQEASPRTWEVLLTTPLGPLEIVLGNLLGRLFFILALLFASLPLFALTQYFGGVPGKSIFASYLIAATAALVVGSIAIALAVSRVVGKRSVFFFYVAVVTYLAVTIGLDSYLRNSGINPNGQGVTILTAFNPFLALRAMLSPSSYPTAPLGTFTGIQHWLYVRPVATSNIGGLILSLFLLIASTITVRAGGLQTIGSGASGIPLHRRIFRLGAKGAEHRPPRTPWANPIAWREAAARNASLPKSIARWSFIALGGLFGLGLVFLYHSGSMAPASFQLALLTTVTAELGVITLLAITMAATAVTREREDGTLDLLLTTPITPSAYLTGKLRGLIAYLLPLLAVPLGTVAFASLYALTGGLGREDGAMITSIALAKQFAHPIVLPEAALILPIVVVPFIAFCAIVGLHWSLKSKGTLGSVVASVGIVAAVSAFVGLCGWRAGSEFALLGPALAGLSPGSALFATINPADMLSQTISSHDLTTARVALAIGCFISAGAYIGIVYAVHAALVKNFDMTVRKLAGVK
- a CDS encoding DUF4132 domain-containing protein; protein product: MRKDRTEQLEKFHASNESHWLRDRRANIPDVILDRTATVAKIALTIKKGNHRNSPSDAEHRAIGKEIEGLSDAERLALFEAVFPKLAPALDRAWRDLPRRAAFIDTDHYFSARVPFRAGSAKRHLTISRGVWFVDVVGALVGYDADPEWLAAWITHLGGYDCHLAAVLAGAIDIGDDTGKKVFEILKASATNSHPIGEMSIDVIAALLMSARPEAWEFVADLLLNGKREEGLRQAILESIHECHPDAFIRSLDLIREERLVRFSSVVRAADVWFGLRWDSIGPAVIQKQIERAHQYLTDERARDKALASGNGEEAYMALWCIAFRDLGAAAKRAAGLVKDADPERRFAAVAIAQMACAPEFMPVILAGLNDADERVVAGAVRAVERAAPVGAPESFKTDALFDALAAVFDRVAAGKPKKLEPIIWPWTGGTVSTAFVGGPLVRIAPASRKEELIPRLEKLGPRERREVALGIGLAQGLRVAAEAEKGKPRPLKPEAQAALIALLGDAATETREAAFRVLSPHPLTPAERDRIEELLARKASDIRSKGIERLLTQSDEDALASASRLLGAASVEQHLAGAEILAQMAGKKRSVDRVAAEATRASDALAGSTKNKKPDARVESLLATARKGHIVMPTLRDCLGLVPPERVLIPPDSVPRPRTFEPLVMTREAIAMLMSLERLMQANRDLPISGSRDPEDPSHEMVLGGAYPYQLWNPGDGEGRRSHWTSYRTADGSLDLGEMQHAELWLGWWNSQATAYGEAATRVLLLAWLVDVFTDCGGWGDRGKWHSSIKAILPTPAPRAPLPLAAHIIRWLMFRLLESPTVDTLLHQAEGAIARGSFIDRIPGNESDRRTRPKSTAIELPFESWARYIHTLIPALPGDSATTARLRLYRLYRMVDAAWPDYYQRVLRGPLEEKRATNHHQKWHSWNSHPEGNMPRPSLVEFVAAANANEADEIDFFRLAIHEHEGEEWRDHIMDRWSLGPHLSGRYRCQVVIDGLKKIRERAAEIEIARGDATTTATPVVEELKLFEGSAIALRAIAALKGRSLKRGYLYGTDRSTSLCRLIVYSLPVSEDTDPSFSQLVRQHDLSETRLVELALYAPQWAGHVERHLGWAGLEDASWWIHAHAKNSESQMSYADEVRTVWRSRVAERTVVDREDFKDGAVDRAWFLRVYKALGEKRWNQVYALAKAAAAGANHKRAQVFADAILGRTKAADLKKAITTKRTQDAARALGLVPLPSGDAGRKELKDRYLVMQEMRRTSRKHGGSMLQASEKRAVEIGLDNLARTAGYADPQRLQWAMEIEASGDLGEGSLTRKSGDVTVTLSIDETGGVSVACEKKGKRLASIPAAAKKAPEIAELLDRSRELKKQKSRVRQSLEAAMCRGDVFTGAELRTLCAHPVLRPMLERLILVGDGKAPRLGYAESGATRLRGRDGKTSALREKESFRIAHPHDLLASGDWSAWQRECFAAERIQPFKQIFRELYVPTPAEKKGKSESTRYAGHQVEPRQAIALLGSRGWVVRPDDGVQRTFHHERVRAFLSFAESFYTPAEVEGLTVESVTFRPLGSYDAIKLVDVPARVFSEVMRDVDLAVSVAHRGGVDPEASESTVESRASLARETCALLKLSNVRIKNNHAIITGERADYSVHLGSGVIHMLPGGSLEVVAVGAQQRGRLFLPFADDDPKTAEILSKILLFARDGEIKDPFILEQIRSR